The DNA segment CCGCCGCCTGCCGGGCGAGCCGGCTTTTCTCCAGATAGAACGGGCCGACGACTTCCTTGCTCAGGCGGAGGATCTCCCCGGACTCGATCAACGGCAGGGCGACCTGCTGGCCGATGTTCGGGTTCGACAGACCCGCGATGGCACTGATGGATCCCAGCGCGCGGATGATCTGCGGCGGCCCGATGACGATGCCGGTGCGAGCGCCCGGCAGGCCGATCTTCGACAGGCTCAGGGTGAGGATGACGTGCTCATCCCAGTGGGGGTTGATGTCGGAAAAGAGGATGCCCGGAAACGGCGCGCCGTAGGCGTTGTCGATGATCAACGGGATGCCGTGGGCCTTCGCCATGTCGGAAAGGTGGCGGATCTCATCATCGGTGAGGACGTTGCCGGTCGGGTTGGTCGGGCGTGAGGCGCAGAGCGCTGCGATGTCGGGCGTGATCTCCAGCTTGTCGAAATCGACGCGGTATTTGAAGCCGTGCGCGCCTTCCTCCTCGATGATGGGACGCACCGCGCGGAAGAGATCGGGACCATGGCCCTGGTCCGCGTAGCCGATGTATTCCGGCACCAGCGGCAGCAGGATCTTCTTCCGCGTGCCATCCGGCATTTCGCCCGCCAACAGGTTGAAGAGGAAGTAGAAGGCGGTCTGGCCGCCGCTGGTGATGCCGACATTCTCCGGGGTGATGTTCCAGCCGAACTGCTCCCGCAGCAGGGTGGCGATGGCTTTGATGAACTTCGGGTTGCCGTTCGGCGGGTCATAGGAGGTCAGCGCACGGTCGATGCCGCCCGGCTCCTCCAGCAGATCCTCCAGCCGCCTGCGCCAGACGGACTCCATCTCCGGGATGCGCGCCGGCTGTCCGCCGCCCAGCATCTTCAGGTCCGGGCCACCGCTCGCCAGGGCGTGGCCCAGGTCGTCCATCAGTTCGCCGATGCCGCTGCCACATCCGAGGCGGCGGCCGAAGTTGGAAAATTCGTATGACATGGGGATAGCTGGTTTGACCGGTGGTGAACCGCTTCTATACTCCGGGTCCAATCCCGAACAACCCCGAAACCACCATGTCCATCAAAGTCGGCGACCAAGCCCCGGATTTCACCCTCGTTACCCTCGCCGAAGACGGCCCGCAACTCGTCAAACTGTCCGATGAGTACGCGAAGTCGAACGTCGTTCTCGTTTTCGTCCCTGCCGCGTTCACCGGCGTCTGCACCACGGAACTGTGCGACCTGACCTCCGGCCTCTCCGCCTATGAGGAACTCGGCGCGAAGGTGTTCGGTATCTCCGGTGACAGCCCCTTCGCCCAGGGCGAGTGGGCGAAGAAGGAAGGTATCACCATCCCGCTGCTCAGCGACTATGAGCACAAGGTCGCGGAGGCCTATGGCATCGCCTACACCAGCTTCCTGCCGGAGAAGAACCTCATCTTCGGCGGCGTGGCGAAGCGTTCCGCCTTCGTCATCGACAAGAATGGCGTCGTCCAATACGCCGAGGTCCAGGAGCATCCGAAGGATCTGCCTGACTTCGAGAAGGTGAAGGAAACCCTCAAGGGTCTCTGAGGCTCCCTGATTCAAGATTCCAAAGGCCGCAGGTGATCCCTGCGGCCTTCTTCATTTCACGGACGGGTGATCTTGATCCGGTAGAAGCGCTTGGTTCCGGAAGCGTCGTTGTCCGTGAATGTCCGCTGGGCGCCGAGCGCGGTGGTTGTGCCGGTGGCGGGAGCCCAGTCGCCGTTGAGGGAGTTGCTGGACCACACTTCGTACACCCGGTTGCTCAGGCAGGGCCCGAAGATGGCCTTGGGCTGGGCGCCGGTCTTGTCCACCCGGCAGGTGAAGGCGGAGGTGCGGTCGGTGGGGATCATGCCGGCCACGAACTCGAAGAAGTTCGTCAGCCCGTCACCGTCCGGATCCTTGTCATCGGCGGCGTCCCCCGTGTTTTCCGTCGTGTTGAAATGGGTCAGGCGGAAATGCTCGATGGCGGTGATCGCCGTGCCGGTGACCGTGAACGTGAAGGCGGGCAGGAACGGATCGTTCGTGTTGATGGTGACGGTGGCGGTCTTCGCGCCCGGGCTGGTGGGATTGAACCGGATTTCCATCGTGGATGATCCGCCCGCAGGGATGGGGGCCGCCGGAGGGATGAGAACGCTGAACTCGGACGCGTTGGTTCCGGAAACAACCACCTGGACGGGAGTCATCTCACCTTCGCCGGTGTTGCGCACGGTGAAGGGAACATCCTCCGGGGAACCCACCCCGGCGGTGGGGAAGGCGGTGGTCCCGTTGTTGAGGATCGGCACGGAGGGGTTGCTCCGCATCAGGCTGAGTTCCGGCATCATGTAGCCGATGGTGGAGGAGACGATGCTGGTGCCCGCATTGAACTGGCTGGCAGGTATGTTCGCGGAAGCGCGGATCAAGGTTCCCGCAAGCAGAGGCGTGACGGGCGTTTTCTCCCAGTTGCTGGTAATGCCCTCACGGGTGGCCATACCATCGTCCACCGGTTCCCACTTGAAATCCGTGTCCACGGACTGGTGCTCGATGGTCACGTAGCGCGCCTCGGGAGAGCTGCCACCACGCACCCAGCGGATCTTCGTGCCGTCATAGGTCAGTTCCTGGGTGGCGGAGTAGTTCGTCAGACGGGCTGCCTTCGGACGGCTTGTGCCATTGTCGAACGTGAGGAACTTCCCATGGATGAGGATCCTTCCGTCCCCCTGCAGGGACACTCCGTAGGTGCTTGGGGTGGATCCGAACGAAGAGTCCATCTTCGCGTCGAAGGTTTCGTCGAGGGAACCGTTGGGATACAGTCTGGCCACCCCCCGCCGGGTGATTCTCGTTTCGCCCGACACTGGATTGCGGAAGTTGGTGAAATCCCCTGCCACAAGGATCCTTCCATCCGCCTGGAGGGCGATGCTGCGCACTGCGCCATCGAAAAACGGATTGTATGGCATGTATTTGGTGCCGACCGCCTCCTGGAAATCCTCATCCAGTTCGCCGTTGGGCATCAGGCGGGTGAGTCCTACCGATGGATAGCCAACGCCTGGAGTTGTCCCCCCGAATTTGCCGCCCACCAGGATCCGTCCGTCCGGCTGTACGGCCACACAGTACACCTCCTGGTCAACCAGATGGGTGAGCTTCGGGGACGTCTGGATCTTTCCATCCGGCAGGAGGCGCTTGATGAACTTGCTGCTCAATCCGGTCTCCCCGGGCGCGACGGCGATGAATGGTCCATTGATCAGGAAGTTCCTGGCCGGCCCAGGCAGGACGTTCACCGCACTAACAGTATAGAGGTAGGAATTGAACGTGGTGTCCTGCGCGCCGCTTAGATTGACCCGGTACGTCCCTGCATTGGAC comes from the Luteolibacter sp. SL250 genome and includes:
- a CDS encoding valine--pyruvate transaminase produces the protein MSYEFSNFGRRLGCGSGIGELMDDLGHALASGGPDLKMLGGGQPARIPEMESVWRRRLEDLLEEPGGIDRALTSYDPPNGNPKFIKAIATLLREQFGWNITPENVGITSGGQTAFYFLFNLLAGEMPDGTRKKILLPLVPEYIGYADQGHGPDLFRAVRPIIEEEGAHGFKYRVDFDKLEITPDIAALCASRPTNPTGNVLTDDEIRHLSDMAKAHGIPLIIDNAYGAPFPGILFSDINPHWDEHVILTLSLSKIGLPGARTGIVIGPPQIIRALGSISAIAGLSNPNIGQQVALPLIESGEILRLSKEVVGPFYLEKSRLARQAAEEAFGDDIAWRMHRSEGALFLWFWFPGLPITSMELYQRLKQREVLVIPGHYFFFGDDDQDWKHRHECIRVSYAMDEAVVRDGLRIIAEEVRRAWKEG
- a CDS encoding redoxin domain-containing protein translates to MSIKVGDQAPDFTLVTLAEDGPQLVKLSDEYAKSNVVLVFVPAAFTGVCTTELCDLTSGLSAYEELGAKVFGISGDSPFAQGEWAKKEGITIPLLSDYEHKVAEAYGIAYTSFLPEKNLIFGGVAKRSAFVIDKNGVVQYAEVQEHPKDLPDFEKVKETLKGL
- a CDS encoding choice-of-anchor D domain-containing protein, whose product is MKTRLSGASKYLRMIALSVAIQPALAQVTVDGRIDGSFQPSVLPAGADILTLVTDTDGGIIATGDFTQMKDRDTSSTYETRYRVAKFSVGGVMTDFAPLLGGTVLNAAVEPDGSVLYMGAFASADGQPRRRAARYLANGTLDPSFIPPTNAATSISALARHGNGYIIASNAGTYRVNLSGAQDTTFNSYLYTVSAVNVLPGPARNFLINGPFIAVAPGETGLSSKFIKRLLPDGKIQTSPKLTHLVDQEVYCVAVQPDGRILVGGKFGGTTPGVGYPSVGLTRLMPNGELDEDFQEAVGTKYMPYNPFFDGAVRSIALQADGRILVAGDFTNFRNPVSGETRITRRGVARLYPNGSLDETFDAKMDSSFGSTPSTYGVSLQGDGRILIHGKFLTFDNGTSRPKAARLTNYSATQELTYDGTKIRWVRGGSSPEARYVTIEHQSVDTDFKWEPVDDGMATREGITSNWEKTPVTPLLAGTLIRASANIPASQFNAGTSIVSSTIGYMMPELSLMRSNPSVPILNNGTTAFPTAGVGSPEDVPFTVRNTGEGEMTPVQVVVSGTNASEFSVLIPPAAPIPAGGSSTMEIRFNPTSPGAKTATVTINTNDPFLPAFTFTVTGTAITAIEHFRLTHFNTTENTGDAADDKDPDGDGLTNFFEFVAGMIPTDRTSAFTCRVDKTGAQPKAIFGPCLSNRVYEVWSSNSLNGDWAPATGTTTALGAQRTFTDNDASGTKRFYRIKITRP